GCGTCCGGCAGGTCCTCGGCCGTCGCGGACGACCGAACGGCGACGAAGGCGTCGCCCCCGCCGACGCTCCGGTAGGCGTCGAGAATCTCTTCTCGCACGTCGTCCGGCATCGGCGTCTCCATGATGAGGTTGTGAGCCGTCTCGTGGGCCGCCTGTAGCGCCGCGGAGTCCTCGTGGTCGACCTCGACCGCGGCGAACAACTCGTCGTCGATGCCCGCGTCCTCGATGAACGCGCG
This Salifodinibacter halophilus DNA region includes the following protein-coding sequences:
- a CDS encoding phosphoenolpyruvate synthase, which produces RAFIEDAGIDDELFAAVEVDHEDSAALQAAHETAHNLIMETPMPDDVREEILDAYRSVGGGDAFVAVRSSATAEDLPDA